In the Dolichospermum flos-aquae CCAP 1403/13F genome, CTTCAGTAATTCAGTATTCACACCCGATTCACGAGTCAGAGAAATTTTACCTGTGCGAGCGATTTCTCTCAGTCCAAATTTTTGTAGCACTTGCACAATCGCCACCATTTTACCAGGATCACCCACAACTTCCAAAGTCAAAGAATCTTCAGCCACATCCACAATTCGCGCTCGGAAAATCTGCGACAATTCGATAATCTCCGAACGATTACTGCTAGTAGCATTTACTTTCAGAAGCATCAATTCTCTTTCTACACAAGGAATTTCTGTAATGTCCTGCACTTTGAGAACATTAACTAACTTATACAGTTGTTTGGTAAGTTGCTCAATAATGCGATCATCACCAGGAACAACCATCGTAATTCGGGATACTCCTTCCTGTTCCGCAGGTCCCACAGCCAGGCTTTCAATATTAAAACCCCGACGAGCAAATAAACTAGCAATGCGGGATAGAACCCCCGCTTCATCTTCCACAATAACTGACAGCGTATGTTTCATCGGCGACTAAAGGAGCATGACATGAACGCAGACCGGCACTCATGACTGCAAAGCGAGTTTCGACTACGCTGCATTGTCGGTCTGAATTTTTATTTTATACTTAATAATTGCGATCGTTCCGTTCCTGTGGAAAAGTTATCTATTTTCAAAGATAGATGCAGCCTTTAAATTAAAGCCATATATTGTCATCAGCAGTGAAAATTGACAGGAACAAAGTATTTATGGGTTGGTTACAAAGAATGTTTGGCTTAGAGCAATCGGAAAGCGCCCAAGTTAATCCAATTTCTAGCGACGATGCTAATACACAAACAACAGAGCCAGAACGCATGGGATTAAATGGAGAATATGACCAAAGTGGTTTAGCCAAGCGCGTAGCATTAGCATTTGATCAAACTCCTGAACTTGATGATGTTCACACTCTCTGGGTTGCTCAAACAGGTAGCACTGTGGTACTAAAAGGTCAAGTTCCCACCCAAGATATTCTTAATCAACTAATTGCTGTAGCTCACACTGTTGATGGCACTACAGATGTTGATACGACACAAGTTAATACTAATTAAAATTTACTGAATAAGTTTTTAGTAAAAATAAGAAGCAAGGAGCAGGGAGCAGGGAGCAGGGATAAAGCATGAGCTAAACCCCTACACCTATTCCCTATGGTACTACATATCAGATGCACCAGTAGCAATTAAACGTCTGAATAAGGCTGCTGACCATCCTGTTTCTTTGAGTACCGCAGCCGAAGAAACTTCTACATAAGCTTGTTCAATAAAAGCTAAATCAATCGGCGTTGGTGAATGAAAGTATGAATTAGTCTCACGCAAAGGCGCAAAGGCGCAAAGATTAAGAGTTTCAGAAAGGGAATTTTTGATTTTCATACCTCAATTCAGGAATACCAATCAATCATACAAATTGCCAATTCATGTTTGCACAATGATGGAACTGTGTAAATGGATGCCTCTTTTCTAACCCCCTTATGAATTAAATTATGTGCTATTTATTTTCAATATTTTGTTGTAAGTAAGTAAAAAAACTATTTGCCAGGATAGCAGCTTGTGTGCGATCGCGTAAACTTAGTCTATTTAAGATATTGGTAACATGATTTTTAACTGTACCCTCAGAAATATACAATTTTTGGGCAATTTCTCGATTATTATCACCAATAGCAATTAACCGCAAAACTTCTTTTTCTCTAGGGGTGAGTTCCGCTAAGTTCGCTGGTACAGCTAATACTGGTTGTGAATTAGCCGGAAATTGAGTGACTAGTTTTTTGACTATTCCTGGTCCCAATTGGGAATATCCTTTGTCAACTGCACGAATGGCGACTGCTAACTCTTCTGAGGGTGTATCTTTAAGTAAATAACCCATTGCGCCATTTTGTAATCCTGCTTTCACATATTCATCATCATCAAAAGTTGTTAAAATAAGAATTTTGCTGTGAGGAAAATGGTGATTAATTTCTTTGGTAGCAGCAACTCCATCTATGATAGGCATTCTGATATCCATTAAAATTACGTCAGGTTTTAATTTTTCAACTAGATTAATTGCGATTTGACCATTTTCAGCTTCCCCGACAATTTCTATATCTGCTTCTAATTCTAATAAGGCTCTTAAACCTTGACGAATTAAACTTTGATCATCTACAAGTAAGACTTTAATCATTTTTGTTGGTAATTGGTAATTGGTAATTAGTAATTAGTAATTGGAAAAAATATTCTCCCCTGCTATAAATAAGGGATATCAACTATAATTTGACAACCATGATTATGACTGCTATGAATATGAAATTCACCTCCTAATGCCAACGTGCGATCGCGCATACTTTGTAAACCAAATCCAGTAGTATTTTGCTCTAAATCAAAACCTCTGCCATTATCCTGAATTGTTAACTTCACAGTTTCTAATGTTGTTGTTAATTCTAGTTGAACTTCTGTGGCTTGGGCATATTTAGAAATATTAGTTAATGATTCTTGAATAACTCGATAAATAGGAGTGCTGACTTCCATAGACAATGGAGAAATAATGGATATTTGACAACTGGGTAAAATGCCAGTAGAACGCTGAAAATCTGCCGCAAGATTCTGAATTGCCTGTTCTAACGATTGTTCTTGTAAAGGATGGGATCTCATGGTAGAAACCGATTGACGGACATCTTGTAAGGCTTTTGAACCCAGTTCTTTGGCAGTGGCTAAAAACGTCATTGCTCTAGGTATATCATGTTTTGATAACTTTAAAGCAGTTTCTAATTGAAGATTTAAAGCCGTCAGAGAATGTCCTAAAGAATCATGAATTTCTCTAGCAATACGGTTGCGTTCTTCCAAAGTTGCCTGACTTTCAATTCTCAAGGCATATTGACGGAGTTTTTCGTTTGCAGCTTGGAGTTTATCTCGACTTTGCCGTTCAGATAAAACAGTATTCATTAATACTAAAACAAATACTAAACTTAAACCAAATAAAACTGCTAAACTAAAACTAAAAAACCAAAATCTTTCTTGGGCTATTGGTGAAAATCGTCCAGGAGGCATCCTTTGTCTGAGAGTAAGTAAAAATAAAATAAATGAGGAAAAAGTAACTGCTAATCTTCCTGGTAGTCGAAAAATTAAACAACTGCGAGTTACCAAAATTAGATAGAGAAAGGGAAAAAGCCTCGCACTTCTACCACCAAAAAAGCCAGTAATTAAAATTAATATAACTTCAATAGTCGTATAAATAAATTTATTGATTTTATTGTAAGTAGGCAATCTTAAACCCATTAAACCGAAAAATGTCAAACTGCAAATTGTCAGTTCTGGATACATGACAGAAAAGCGCGGTGAAGGAGATGGCATTAATGCCATTAACGCTGAAAATCCTAATAGTAGCCATTCTAAATAAAGTAGAAATCGAAAAGGATGATTATTAAATTGAATAGGACGATTCATAAAAAATTGATAATTGAAAAAATGGCAGCCTAACCTAGATTTAATATATTTGTATCATGATTCAAGTTCAATAGGATGAGAGGAAGACATTGAAATGCTAATTTCATGACTAAAGTCATGGGTGTAGACGTGACCTTTGCCTCATATCATTACTGGGCGTTAATCTATATGATAGGAACTATAGAAAGCCAACATAACCAAACATAACCAAAAGGTATTTATGAAACTGAAGACATTATCACTGATTGCTGGTACTCTGGCTTTAACTTTAATCGCAACTCCATTTGCAGTTCAAGCGGAACAAAATAATCCATCCTCACCTCAACCTGGTAAAGAATGGCAAAAAAAGGGTCAATTTCAAAAGTTGAATTTGACACCTGAACAAAAAGCTAAAATGAAAGAAATCGGCCGCAGTACCCGCGCTCAAATTGAAGCTGTTTTGACTCCCGAACAAAAGACCAAATTACAAGCTGCAATGGCTGAACGTAAGGCTCAACATCAAGCGCAACGTCAACAAAGACAAGGACAAGGAGAACGTCAAGAAGGACGTGGTAAAAAAGGTAATATTTTTGCTTCTTTGAACTTAACTGAAACACAGAAAAATCAAATTAAACAAATTAGAGAGTCATCAAAACAACAAATGCAAGCTGTGTTAACTCCGGAACAGCAAGCACAAATGAAGCAAATGCGAGAAAATATGCGTTCTCGTCGTCAACAAGATAAACCTCAATAATTCTTGACTATTCAAATAAGATTAATAAATTAGGGGTGGGCTTAAAATCTCATCCCATTTTTGTATATAGGCAAACTTTAGAGAGGGCGTTACAATTTGTTAACGCCCCTTTTTTGGATCATTTCTGGACGATCATATTCATATCCCAAGTATACAAACCGATTTGGTTAGGAACTCTCACAAAGCGGCCTGTGCGATGACCCCTAGATAGTTCATTGAGAACCTTATTTTTAACCTCTCTGACTTCTTCAGCATCTAAATGTCCATAAATACCATTGACTATCTCATTCACATTGAAAATTCGTCCGGCATTTTGTTCTAGAAATAAGGTCAGAGCATCAATTAAAAATTGACCATCAAATTGTGCCAACATCGGGACTACTTTCATCTGGGGTCTAGTGAAATGTTTGTTGGTTTTGGTGGATTTAATACTTCTAGATATTCCCTTACCTTGAATCGGTCCTAGTGAATTTACATCTAGGGTATAGCAACCAGGTTCATCGGGAATTGCTGACCAATAACCACTTTCTCTCCCTTGAGTTAGAGATGATTGGACTCTACCTTTAACGACTTTAAAGATAGTAGACTCTAAATTACCGTAGAGCGATCGCACAATAAAATCTATGTGACAGACAGTTCCCACATATTCTTGCAATAGCTTTTTAAGTGCTTCCATGCGAGTCATATTTTCATACTGAGCCAGCATGGGAACGTCTTCCCCTTTACCAACATAGTGACGACGTTGAAAGGAAAAATTGCCTGAGTTGCTAACTTCAGAAAGGGAATGATCAACCTTGAAAGAGTCTGATTTAGGAACTTCTGACTCTAGAGAATCCAAATATTCTACACGAGAACTCTGATTGGAAGACAACAACAACAGTGAATCTTCTTCAGCAGCCTCAACCTGTTCGTTGTCATGAGGATAAGACCAAGTAGACAACAAAGATTCTACATTATCTAATTGCGATCGCGCCTCTATAAATAGACGTTGGTACTTTTTTGCGAGACTCCCATAGTAATCTCGTAATTCCAACAATGGCGTAATAAATACATCGGGTGGTGCTTGTAATTGTTCTGGAGAATTCATAGTAATTCACTCAACCTAAATCTATATTGCTGGTGTAAGTCATGGCTCTAGGTTTGCTCGGTGTCGATACCTGGAGTGATTTTTTAGGAGGTTGGGGAGGACGACAACATTCACAATATAAAGGGCGAGTTCCGAAAGTTTCTCGTTTTGTAGCCTGATTACATTCTTTACAGACAAAGTTGAAAACTCGCGTATGAATCTGCCTTTTGTGCGCTCGGACAGTATATTCTCTAACATCAATTACTTTGGTTGCCATAATTAATAATTGCCAGTCTTAATCCTCTTTATATAGCTATTCAAGCAAATGAAACTGTATCAGTGTGTGTTTTCATAGAAGTTTTCTAAAAAATTAAAAAATCCCATCTAACTCAGAGGCATAAACTGCTATTTCCGATATATTAACAGTGACTGGGATATATTTTCCCATCCCTTACATAAAAGAATGAAAAGAAATATAGGTTAAACTTGTTGCTCTCAAGACTTGTGAATATAAGAATGCTTTTTTAGCATCTATCTTGAGAATTAACTATATAATTGAAAACATATTTTTAGGCATATTTTTAAACCTGGACTATTGATAATAAATTATAATCTCGCCTACTAGTAACAAAAAAAAATGAAGGATGAAGTAATTATAAAATCCCTCACCCTTCCTGATCTAGCCTAATCAAAGGTAACTAACTAAAGACGAACCTTCACAGCTTTGTGTTTTTCCGATTCGGCTTTAGGAATAGTTAGATAGAGAATTCCATCCTTATATTCTGCCGCTACCTTCTCATTATCCACAACAGCAGGCAAGGCAATTACCCGTTGGAACTTACCATAACGGAATTCCGAGCGAGTCAAACCTTCTGCTTCCGTTGTTGTTTCCGACTTCCGCTCACCGCTAATAGAAACCGATTCAGGAGTGACTTCGACATCAAGATCCTTTGCGTCCAAACCTGGTATTTCTACTTTCAACTTCAAATCACTATCAGTTTCTGCAATCTCAGCCGGAGGAATGAAAGTTAACCCCACCCTTTCAACTGCATCAGGTGGTAATAATTGTTCAAACAAGCGATCCATTTGCTGCCGGATAATACCCATTTCAGGGAATGGTTCCCAGCGTTCTATTTCCCGTAACGGATTCCAACGTACAAGTGTCATAACTATCTCCTCAAAAATTCACTATTGGACTTTCTGATTTGGTGAGACTAAATCTTCAGCTTGTGACTTGGTAAACAATAATACTACTGGCAAAATCTCTAACTTTTAACTTCTTGAAGCCTAATCTTTAGCCTCCCAATTAGATGATAGCACTAGAAAATCAATTAATTACAGTTCGGTTTTATAGATATAATCTTCGTAATAACCGTACTATTGAGCTAATAACTTCAGGTTCGTATGTTAGAATACGAGAGTGGATATTGCTACTATTTTTTAGCCAAAAATATCTTAAATATAACACTGTAAAGATTGAATTACACTATTAACTAAAGTGCTTTTAGCCGTATTGATAAAAAAGTGATCACCACCGATCATTTTCAATGAAAAAGGGGCAACAGTTTGTTTTTCCCAGGCAGAAAGAGCAGTATAGCTAACTGTTGGATCTTCTGACCCACCAAAAGCACTAATAGGACAATTTAGGGGTGGTTGAGAAGTATAAACATAGGATTCCAAAACTGTAAAATCAGCCCGAATAATCGGCAAAAAAATCTGCATCAATTCGGCATTTTCTAGCACCATTTTGGCAGTCCCATTAAACTGGGATATTGCGGCTAAAAAATCGGCATCTGGTAATTTAGAAATGGGTGGGTTTTCCCTAGGGAATTGTGGGGCGCAACGGGCAGCAATAAAAAGATGCAAAGGATAAAGACTATATTCAGAACGCAGTAGCCTAATTAACTCAAAACTGATTAATGCACCCATACTGTAACCGAAAAAAGCAAAAGGTTTATCTAGACAGGGGATGATATTAGTGGCTATTTCTCGGACTAAAGGGAGGATTTTTGTGTATGGAGGTGATTTGATTTGTCTGCCTCTACCGGGAATTTCGATAGGGCATAATTCAATAGTTGCGGGTAAATCATCAGCCCAAGTCCGAAAAACTGAGGCACTAGCACCAGCATAAGCAAAGCAAAATAGGCGTAATTTAGCTTGGGGGTTGGGTTTAGGGCAAGTTATCCAAGATGTGAAAGTGGTTTTAGTTGTCATGATGGAGGTTTATATGGGGTTAATTGCTAATTTGATTGCTGGATCTATTTTTAAATTAGGAAAAAAGTCATGAAACTATTGTGACTTTTTTCCTAGTCAGGTTAGGAAACTTGGCTCATGCAGAAAATCAGATCACGACATTAGCTAAAGATGAGGGATTAGTCCGACAAGCGATCGCTACCTTAGCAGAAGATCAAGCACAAGCAAAATACGCCCAGTCCCAAACTAAACGTTATAACGAACTATATAAAAATGGTGCTGTGAGCCAGGATCAAGCCCAATTGTATTCTACTAACAGTGAGACATCACAAGCCACATTGCAAGCAGATAGAGAAGCAATCCAAAATGCTCAAGCCGTTGTTCGAGGTGATAAAATAGCCATTTAAAATGCTCAAACAGTCGTTAAAAGTGACCTAGTAGTCTGTCAAATTTATTTTGACGGGTTTTTGGTAGTGCGGGCATCTTGCCCGCGTGAGCGAGACGCTCACACTACAGTCCATCATTTTTATCTTGACAGACTACTAGTACATCACTGCGTAAATAAAGCAACCATATTCAATCGCCAAACAGCCTACTGTATATTAGTTTTGACTTTTGACTTTTGACTTCCGCCCTGAGGTACTAGTAGCCATTCAAAATGCCCAAGCCGTAGTTAAAGGCGATCTTGCAGCCATTCAAAATGCCGAAGCTGTGAAGCGATGATATAGAAACACTAAGAGTAATGATTCGTGACGCTGTTCATTGTTATTTTCCTGATCAAGAAAAACGTCGTAAAATTGTTCATTTACAACACATTCTCTAAACAACATGAACTTAAAAGATCTCAAAGTAAAATTATTCCCCATCATCAAAATCATCTCCACTGCACTCATCACCAGCGCCATAGGCTTAGAATTATGGAATATGCAAACATCAATAACCAATAACCAACTACCGAGTATTTTAACCCCAGCTTTAATCATTGCCCATATTGCCCTATCCGCTCATTTTATTGAAGCATTAATTGCCGCTTATTATGCCCCAACACGCAATCAGACAGCAATCAAATATGCAACTTATACATTTTTTGTCGGTACAGTTGGTTTATTAGAATTGTGGGAAAATCAGGATATAGCAGCAGTTAGAAGTCAGAAAGAAGAATAATCTCAAACCTAAATTAAGGAACTGCAAGTTGATATAATTGTCTTTGTGAGGTCGCAGCGAGATTAGATTGGGTAAACTCTTAATCTCATTCTGTCAGTAGAATCTCAGTGGCTTGGCTCACTGAGAGTGTCAATCCTACACCCTCCTTAGTGGAAATAGATAACTCGCGCATCTATCCTATAGTATTTCAACACGCTAGATAAACACTCGGCTTCTTCTCTTTTACTAGAACTCCCAGCGTATATATAAGTCCCAAGCCGATGCTTGGCTAAAAATGCGTCAGAAACATAGCTTCTGACAACATTTAATAATTGATCTGAATTACCAGGAATAACAACCACATAAGGGCGGTTTGGCACTTTACCAATGACGATCACATTATTCTGCTGGACAGTATTCACCGATTTGCTAACTTGAGGCAAACTTCGGGGAATACAATTGGGTGCTTGCCCCCAAGCCTTGGATAATAAACTATGCCATAAAACAGTTGTAACTATGGCTGTAATTAGATACTTGTTCATACCATTTTAGATTTTAGATTTTTTTATACCACCAATGACTCCAACCATCCTCCACCTGTTTGAACTATCCTTATACTTGAAACCAAAATCTAAAATTTACAATGCTAAGAGCCGGAATTGTCGGACTTCCCAACGTCGGAAAATCAACCCTATTTAACGCTGTAGTCGCTAATGCTAAAGCTGAAGCGGCTAATTTCCCATTTTGCACCATTGAACCGAATGTTGGCATGGTTTCAGTACCAGACGACCGGTTAGACGTTCTCGCAAAAATTGCTGGTTCTGCACAAATCCTAGCAGCCCGTGTTGAATTTGTTGATATTGCCGGTTTAGTCAAAGGTGCAAGTCAAGGAGAAGGACTGGGTAATCAATTTTTATCCCACATTCGGGAAGTTGATGCCATAGTTCATGTTGTCCGTTGTTTTGAAAACGATGATATCATTCACGTAGCCGGTTCTGTTGACCCAGCGCGAGATATTGAAATCATTAATTTAGAACTTGGTTTATCTGACTTATTCCAAATTGAAAAACGGATTGATAGAAGTCGCAAACTCGCACGCACTAGCAAAGATGCCCAGGTTGAAGTAGAAATTCTCGAAAAATTAGCCGCTGCTTTAAATGAAGGCAAATCTGTCCGTCAAGTTGGTTTGAATGCCGAAGAATCGGAAATTATCAAAGGCTTAGGACTACTTACCAATAAACCAATTATTTACGCTGCTAATGTTTCTGAAGAAGATTTAGCCACAGGTAATGATTTTGTTGAGAGAGTTCGAGAAGTTGCTGCGGTCGAAAATGCCCAAGTTGTCATTGTTTCGGCTCAAGTAGAAGCGGAATTAGTGGAATTACCAGAAGCAGATAAAGCTGATTTCCTGGAATCTTTAGGTGTAAAAGAAGGTGGTTTAAAATCTTTAATTCGCGCAACTTACACTCTATTAGGTTTGCGGACTTATTTCACCTGTGGACCAAAAGAAACCCGCGCTTGGACAATTAATGCCGGAATGTCCGCACCTCAAGCTGCAGGAGTTATTCACTCTGATTTTGAACGGGGATTTATTCGGGCAGAAACGGTTGCTTATCATGATTTAGTAACTCATGGTTCAATGAGTGCAGCCAAGGAAAAAGGCTTAGTCAGAAGTGAAGGAAAAGAATATATCGTCCAAGAAGGTGATGTGTTATTATTCCGGTTTAATGTGTAAATAATCTTTAACAGGGAACAGGGAACAGAAGAGATAAATATTCTGCTTTCTTTCTTCTTTCTGACTCGGTGATAACTAAATGATCAGGTGCGTTACATTATTGATAACGCACCAGTAACTTATTCTACAAAATCAGGACGCGCTTGTTGATTGAATTTAAATTTTTCTGCTAATAATTCCCACTTTTCCTGCTCAATTATATGAATAAATTCGTCTAAATTTTCGCGGTATTGATAAAGAGAATGTAATAGTGCTTGGCGGTTATATTGCGCCATCATCACCCCTAATTCGGGATTTCCGCCCCCAACCCTACTTGTATCTCGAAACCCTGAACTAGCAAAATTTTGGGCTAATGCCGCGATTTCTGGATCTGTTTCACTTAAACAAGCTGCTATCAAGGAGGCACTCACAATTACAGGTAAATGAGAAATCCAACTCACAGCGCGGTCATGTTGTTCTGGTTGACAATGGTAGATAATAGAACCGAGCGATCGCACAATTTCCTCTACAATTGTCACAGCATTACTAGGTGTTGTCTCC is a window encoding:
- a CDS encoding Spy/CpxP family protein refolding chaperone, giving the protein MKLKTLSLIAGTLALTLIATPFAVQAEQNNPSSPQPGKEWQKKGQFQKLNLTPEQKAKMKEIGRSTRAQIEAVLTPEQKTKLQAAMAERKAQHQAQRQQRQGQGERQEGRGKKGNIFASLNLTETQKNQIKQIRESSKQQMQAVLTPEQQAQMKQMRENMRSRRQQDKPQ
- a CDS encoding Hsp20/alpha crystallin family protein; amino-acid sequence: MTLVRWNPLREIERWEPFPEMGIIRQQMDRLFEQLLPPDAVERVGLTFIPPAEIAETDSDLKLKVEIPGLDAKDLDVEVTPESVSISGERKSETTTEAEGLTRSEFRYGKFQRVIALPAVVDNEKVAAEYKDGILYLTIPKAESEKHKAVKVRL
- a CDS encoding response regulator, translated to MIKVLLVDDQSLIRQGLRALLELEADIEIVGEAENGQIAINLVEKLKPDVILMDIRMPIIDGVAATKEINHHFPHSKILILTTFDDDEYVKAGLQNGAMGYLLKDTPSEELAVAIRAVDKGYSQLGPGIVKKLVTQFPANSQPVLAVPANLAELTPREKEVLRLIAIGDNNREIAQKLYISEGTVKNHVTNILNRLSLRDRTQAAILANSFFTYLQQNIENK
- a CDS encoding sensor histidine kinase, yielding MNRPIQFNNHPFRFLLYLEWLLLGFSALMALMPSPSPRFSVMYPELTICSLTFFGLMGLRLPTYNKINKFIYTTIEVILILITGFFGGRSARLFPFLYLILVTRSCLIFRLPGRLAVTFSSFILFLLTLRQRMPPGRFSPIAQERFWFFSFSLAVLFGLSLVFVLVLMNTVLSERQSRDKLQAANEKLRQYALRIESQATLEERNRIAREIHDSLGHSLTALNLQLETALKLSKHDIPRAMTFLATAKELGSKALQDVRQSVSTMRSHPLQEQSLEQAIQNLAADFQRSTGILPSCQISIISPLSMEVSTPIYRVIQESLTNISKYAQATEVQLELTTTLETVKLTIQDNGRGFDLEQNTTGFGLQSMRDRTLALGGEFHIHSSHNHGCQIIVDIPYL
- a CDS encoding BON domain-containing protein, translating into MGWLQRMFGLEQSESAQVNPISSDDANTQTTEPERMGLNGEYDQSGLAKRVALAFDQTPELDDVHTLWVAQTGSTVVLKGQVPTQDILNQLIAVAHTVDGTTDVDTTQVNTN
- the ilvN gene encoding acetolactate synthase small subunit, translating into MKHTLSVIVEDEAGVLSRIASLFARRGFNIESLAVGPAEQEGVSRITMVVPGDDRIIEQLTKQLYKLVNVLKVQDITEIPCVERELMLLKVNATSSNRSEIIELSQIFRARIVDVAEDSLTLEVVGDPGKMVAIVQVLQKFGLREIARTGKISLTRESGVNTELLKSLQAKV
- a CDS encoding prephenate/arogenate dehydrogenase gives rise to the protein MKIGILGLGLIGGCLGFDLRSQGHHVLGVSRRQSTCEKAINLGSVDQASLDLSLLASAEVVFICTPIGLIVPQVKELITHLPKATIITDVGSVKMPIVEAISPVWENFVGGHPMAGKTDAGIEAAQRNLFVNRPYVLTPVETTPSNAVTIVEEIVRSLGSIIYHCQPEQHDRAVSWISHLPVIVSASLIAACLSETDPEIAALAQNFASSGFRDTSRVGGGNPELGVMMAQYNRQALLHSLYQYRENLDEFIHIIEQEKWELLAEKFKFNQQARPDFVE
- the ychF gene encoding redox-regulated ATPase YchF; the encoded protein is MLRAGIVGLPNVGKSTLFNAVVANAKAEAANFPFCTIEPNVGMVSVPDDRLDVLAKIAGSAQILAARVEFVDIAGLVKGASQGEGLGNQFLSHIREVDAIVHVVRCFENDDIIHVAGSVDPARDIEIINLELGLSDLFQIEKRIDRSRKLARTSKDAQVEVEILEKLAAALNEGKSVRQVGLNAEESEIIKGLGLLTNKPIIYAANVSEEDLATGNDFVERVREVAAVENAQVVIVSAQVEAELVELPEADKADFLESLGVKEGGLKSLIRATYTLLGLRTYFTCGPKETRAWTINAGMSAPQAAGVIHSDFERGFIRAETVAYHDLVTHGSMSAAKEKGLVRSEGKEYIVQEGDVLLFRFNV
- a CDS encoding thioesterase II family protein; the protein is MTTKTTFTSWITCPKPNPQAKLRLFCFAYAGASASVFRTWADDLPATIELCPIEIPGRGRQIKSPPYTKILPLVREIATNIIPCLDKPFAFFGYSMGALISFELIRLLRSEYSLYPLHLFIAARCAPQFPRENPPISKLPDADFLAAISQFNGTAKMVLENAELMQIFLPIIRADFTVLESYVYTSQPPLNCPISAFGGSEDPTVSYTALSAWEKQTVAPFSLKMIGGDHFFINTAKSTLVNSVIQSLQCYI